The following proteins are encoded in a genomic region of Enterocloster clostridioformis:
- a CDS encoding M3 family metallopeptidase has product MNKGMWKRNLRRGAALALTLVMSLSIAACGAAQERLAAQAAGNAGVAGVMAHEAVPYSRRPYEHYDPAVMEQAMADFEQACAVEGRDEEVLRLYDAIVDEYDRLATLTYMAQLEYDADVSDEQAASEQAYTTDIYSEMGDKAAACLKKGMNSSYKKVLADKMGIENAPYIEYYRENTGELTELNRKEQELLREYDKLAAGDFTVELENGQWSYSRLEREPDLDDGQYAEIEDALVREKNRVLGSKFRELVQVRRRIAELKGYDNYAQYSFEAVYGRDYTLQDAEELCADVKTSIVPLNNDIWHMDVAQESYDSLDLMEESSTEDILACVGRTVKSVNPELGEIFRYMQDNELYDIRSGEDGQDRVDNNYTVGFPSYGDAFIFINRNHTFTDYQSLIHEFGHFSSYYYNSVPELFQGYSVDVCEVQSQGLEMLANQYAGDMFGEGAEAFEFESVTDMLYVTIMSCMLQEFEEAVYMEPDMSLEDMNRTFKEIQDSYHGWYYDVYDEGVCYDWVDVSHLFYSPLYYMGYGTSALSALDLWTMSRSDWDGAVDTYMGLLHEGLDAPYCGTMNRCGLRDVFDSRELESLAGDVRRLQGLEQDGEGSEVPSQEDAGQAGTDLEGSSDSGLRVVGLLVLAGICVILIFQVMILCTGFVIIWLIVRKKREE; this is encoded by the coding sequence GTGAATAAAGGAATGTGGAAAAGGAATCTGAGGCGCGGGGCGGCGCTGGCCCTGACTTTGGTGATGTCCCTGTCCATTGCCGCCTGCGGCGCGGCTCAGGAAAGATTGGCTGCCCAGGCAGCGGGAAATGCCGGCGTGGCCGGCGTGATGGCCCATGAAGCCGTACCCTATTCCCGGAGGCCATACGAGCATTATGACCCGGCTGTCATGGAACAGGCCATGGCTGACTTTGAACAGGCCTGTGCTGTTGAAGGCCGGGATGAGGAAGTGCTGAGGCTCTACGATGCCATTGTGGATGAGTATGACCGTCTGGCCACCCTGACTTATATGGCCCAGCTGGAATATGACGCAGATGTGTCGGATGAGCAGGCTGCCTCAGAGCAGGCATATACTACGGACATTTATTCCGAGATGGGGGATAAGGCCGCGGCTTGTCTAAAAAAGGGAATGAATTCATCCTATAAAAAAGTCCTGGCGGATAAGATGGGGATTGAAAATGCGCCTTACATCGAATATTACAGGGAAAATACAGGGGAGCTGACCGAACTGAACCGGAAGGAGCAGGAGCTTCTCAGGGAGTATGATAAACTGGCTGCCGGTGATTTTACGGTGGAGCTGGAGAACGGACAGTGGAGCTACAGCCGGCTGGAACGGGAACCGGACCTTGACGATGGGCAATATGCAGAGATAGAGGATGCATTGGTCAGGGAAAAGAACCGGGTGCTGGGCAGCAAGTTCCGGGAACTTGTTCAGGTGCGCCGCCGGATAGCGGAGCTTAAGGGCTATGATAACTATGCCCAGTATTCGTTTGAGGCTGTTTACGGAAGGGACTATACCCTTCAGGATGCAGAGGAGCTTTGCGCGGATGTAAAGACCAGTATTGTTCCCCTGAATAATGACATCTGGCATATGGATGTGGCCCAGGAATCCTATGACTCCCTGGACCTTATGGAAGAGAGTTCCACAGAGGATATACTGGCCTGTGTGGGAAGAACGGTCAAGTCGGTGAATCCTGAGCTGGGTGAGATTTTCCGGTATATGCAGGACAATGAGCTGTATGATATCCGGTCAGGGGAAGACGGACAGGACCGGGTGGATAATAATTATACCGTAGGGTTCCCAAGCTATGGAGACGCATTTATTTTCATCAACAGAAACCACACATTTACGGATTACCAGTCCCTGATTCATGAATTCGGGCATTTCAGCTCCTATTATTATAATTCGGTGCCTGAGCTGTTCCAGGGTTACAGTGTGGATGTGTGCGAGGTCCAGTCACAGGGATTGGAGATGCTGGCCAACCAGTATGCGGGGGATATGTTCGGCGAAGGGGCAGAGGCCTTTGAGTTTGAGTCCGTTACGGATATGCTGTATGTGACAATTATGTCCTGCATGCTGCAGGAATTTGAGGAAGCTGTTTACATGGAGCCGGACATGAGTCTGGAGGACATGAACCGCACATTCAAAGAGATACAGGATTCCTATCATGGATGGTATTATGATGTCTACGATGAGGGTGTGTGCTATGACTGGGTGGATGTGTCCCATTTGTTTTACAGCCCCCTGTACTATATGGGATATGGAACCTCGGCGCTGTCGGCCCTTGACCTCTGGACCATGTCCAGGAGCGACTGGGACGGCGCTGTGGATACCTACATGGGACTTTTGCATGAAGGTCTGGATGCACCTTATTGCGGCACCATGAACCGCTGCGGGCTGCGGGATGTGTTTGACAGCAGGGAACTGGAATCCCTGGCCGGGGATGTGCGCAGGCTCCAGGGACTGGAGCAGGATGGTGAGGGATCCGAAGTTCCGTCACAGGAGGACGCGGGCCAGGCAGGAACGGACCTTGAGGGAAGTTCTGACAGCGGATTAAGGGTTGTAGGCCTTCTGGTGCTGGCAGGCATCTGTGTCATCCTTATATTTCAGGTTATGATTTTATGCACCGGGTTTGTAATCATCTGGCTGATTGTCAGGAAGAAGAGAGAAGAGTAA
- a CDS encoding metallophosphoesterase — protein sequence MKRKTWMISALMYAMVFMACFGVLHVLKTLMEPSGSASVERRESQVPESIREEETGEEWEEQAGPALATDSQAGETQDEVIRQEGYKEWKKKFPGMWNPPAPEEPYIPPKLILATDLHYQSALAGDGGEAFRLFVERCDGKVVQYLPELLEAFLDEVIKERPSALVLSGDITMNGERMNHEELAARLKRVQDAGIQVLVIPGNHDINNHDAAVYYGDRKEPAPYIDGPEFHEIYHEYGYDQALSRDSSSLSYVYALDDRNWLLMLDSCQYEPDNKVEGRLKDSTMAWADEQLARAKEEGVFVIPIAHHNLLAQSRMYTTQCAMDNNGEVISLLQKYELPLFFSGHLHVQRIRKHKSEPGVPEGSYGIQEIVTDALSIPPCQYGEVLWEEDGSISYATRAVDVSAWARNNGSANPDLLDFEDWSCRYIQKLISDQIRGVVKNLGTDVEHSMAATYAGVYIDYYAGREIDVKGIKSTKGYRFWERNMPDSYLIRELDAMIADSDRDNNYFLLPEEEGWLTGD from the coding sequence ATGAAGAGAAAGACCTGGATGATAAGTGCCCTGATGTATGCCATGGTATTTATGGCATGCTTCGGGGTACTGCACGTTTTAAAAACTTTAATGGAGCCTTCAGGGTCTGCATCGGTTGAGCGCAGGGAAAGCCAGGTGCCTGAGAGCATCCGGGAAGAGGAAACAGGGGAGGAGTGGGAGGAACAGGCCGGGCCGGCATTGGCTACGGACTCCCAGGCCGGGGAAACCCAGGATGAAGTAATCCGGCAGGAGGGCTATAAGGAGTGGAAGAAGAAATTCCCCGGTATGTGGAACCCTCCGGCTCCGGAGGAACCCTACATACCGCCTAAGCTGATCCTGGCAACAGACCTTCACTATCAAAGCGCTTTAGCCGGAGACGGCGGGGAGGCTTTCCGGCTGTTCGTGGAACGGTGCGACGGGAAGGTGGTCCAGTATCTGCCTGAGCTTTTGGAAGCATTTCTGGACGAGGTCATAAAAGAACGGCCCTCTGCCCTGGTTCTCAGCGGCGATATTACCATGAACGGGGAGCGGATGAACCATGAGGAACTGGCGGCAAGACTCAAGCGGGTCCAGGACGCCGGCATACAGGTCCTGGTGATACCGGGAAACCATGATATCAATAACCACGACGCTGCGGTATACTACGGCGACCGGAAAGAGCCGGCTCCCTATATTGACGGACCTGAATTCCATGAGATTTACCATGAATACGGATATGACCAGGCATTGAGCCGGGACAGCAGCTCGCTGAGCTATGTCTACGCCCTGGATGACAGAAACTGGCTCCTGATGCTGGACTCCTGTCAATATGAGCCGGATAACAAGGTGGAGGGAAGGCTGAAAGACAGCACCATGGCCTGGGCCGATGAACAGCTGGCCAGGGCAAAGGAGGAAGGCGTGTTTGTGATACCCATTGCCCACCATAATCTGTTGGCCCAGAGCAGGATGTATACCACCCAGTGCGCCATGGACAACAATGGAGAGGTGATTTCCCTTCTTCAGAAATATGAGCTCCCGCTTTTTTTCAGCGGACATCTGCATGTGCAGCGCATCCGCAAGCATAAGAGCGAACCCGGAGTTCCGGAAGGAAGTTACGGCATACAGGAAATCGTGACAGATGCCCTCAGCATACCGCCCTGCCAGTATGGAGAGGTGCTATGGGAGGAGGACGGAAGTATTTCCTATGCCACCAGAGCCGTGGATGTGTCGGCCTGGGCCCGGAATAACGGAAGCGCCAATCCGGACCTGCTGGATTTTGAGGACTGGTCCTGCCGGTATATACAAAAGCTGATCAGTGACCAGATAAGGGGCGTTGTGAAGAACCTGGGGACAGACGTGGAGCATTCCATGGCAGCTACCTATGCGGGGGTATACATTGATTACTATGCAGGACGGGAAATTGACGTCAAAGGCATAAAGAGCACCAAGGGATACCGGTTCTGGGAGAGGAACATGCCGGACAGCTATCTGATTCGGGAGCTGGATGCCATGATTGCTGATTCGGACAGGGACAATAACTATTTTCTGCTTCCGGAGGAGGAAGGATGGCTGACCGGAGATTAG